From Apium graveolens cultivar Ventura chromosome 9, ASM990537v1, whole genome shotgun sequence, the proteins below share one genomic window:
- the LOC141686356 gene encoding uncharacterized protein LOC141686356, protein MEKAFGLLGSNEEQKVTLAVYQLQGSAYDWWLMEKRKNETTNLEENHEPYTWAKFKKALEDKYFPRTVRLQKERDFIRLQQGGRTVIEYEAEFAKLAKYASTLVADESSRARRLEEGLRSDIRNSVASFELQTYEAVLNKALVIERGLAESEKASGSWNKRRFTQTSEQSFQGGPLKKPHVYDNIGGQGDRERCSRCGKNHPDKVCRWNTGACFHCGEVGHKISNCPHNPPPPPRKEADNKMGKGRVFQLTGNDDYRN, encoded by the coding sequence atggaaaaagctttcGGACTTCTGGGGAGCAATGAGGAACAGAAGGTGACCTTAGCTGTGTACCAATTGCAAGGAAGCGCTTACGACTGGTGGCTTATGGAAAAGAGAAAGAATGAGACGACAAATCTTGAAGAAAATCATGAACCGTACACTTGGGCAAAGTTCAAGAAGGCTTTAGAGGACAAGTACTTTCCGAGAACAGTTCGTCTGCAGAAAGAGAGGGACTTTATTCGACTTCAACAAGGTGGAAGAACCGTCATTGAATACGAAGCAGAATTTGCAAAGCTTGCGAAGTACGCGTCGACCCTAGTAGCAGATGAGAGCAGTCGAGCACGAAGATTAGAGGAGGGACTTCGAAGTGACATCAGGAATTCAGTGGCGTCGTTTGAACTTCAGACGTACGAGGCTGTCCTCAACAAGGCGTTAGTGATCGAAAGGGGCTTGGCAGAATCTGAAAAGGCGTCTGGCAGTTGGAATAAGAGGCGGTTCACTCAAACTAGTGAGCAATCTTTTCAAGGGGGACCACTCAAGAAGCCACACGTGTACGATAACATCGGAGGTCAAGGTGATCGAGAAAGGTGTTCGAGGTGCGGCAAGAATCATCCCGACAAAGTCTGCCGTTGGAATACTGGTGCTTGTTTCCATTGCGGAGAAGTAGGACACAAGATTTCGAATTGTCCGCACAACCCGCCACCGCCACCAAGGAAGGAAGCAGATAACAAGATGGGCAAGGGGCGTGTGTTCCAGCTCACAGGAAATGACGACTATCGCAATTAA
- the LOC141686612 gene encoding zinc finger A20 and AN1 domain-containing stress-associated protein 1: protein MSSNGSNDGTTYKTSEPIYCANGCGFFGSASTNNLCSKCHRDLVIHEEQAASAKAAVDKIVDKFSVKPEPVQVPVRDVPVQPVGLVEVAAKEETKNANRCTSCRKKVGVLGFKCKCGDVYCGVHRYPEKHECQFDFKGVGKEAIALANPVVKADKIQRI from the coding sequence ATGAGTTCCAACGGCAGCAACGATGGCACGACTTACAAGACATCGGAGCCGATATACTGCGCCAACGGCTGCGGCTTCTTCGGCTCGGCTTCAACTAATAATTTATGTTCAAAGTGTCATCGAGATCTTGTTATTCATGAAGAGCAAGCGGCTTCGGCTAAAGCGGCGGTTGATAAAATAGTTGACAAGTTTTCGGTTAAACCGGAACCGGTTCAGGTTCCGGTTCGGGATGTACCGGTTCAGCCGGTTGGATTGGTGGAGGTGGCGGCGAAGGAAGAGACAAAGAATGCGAATCGGTGTACGAGTTGTCGGAAGAAGGTTGGTGTGCTAGGGTTTAAGTGTAAGTGTGGTGATGTGTATTGTGGGGTACATAGGTATCCTGAGAAACACGAGTGTCAGTTTGATTTCAAGGGTGTCGGGAAGGAAGCTATTGCGTTGGCTAACCCGGTTGTCAAGGCGGATAAGATCCAGAGGATCTGA